A single genomic interval of Adhaeribacter pallidiroseus harbors:
- a CDS encoding PorP/SprF family type IX secretion system membrane protein: MLVKRFQILCLFLFGSFWAVGQDYQFSQQFTNRLHINPAFAGLRSDYSIAAAYRTQWFNVDKGFVTQQIAGDYKFKNKKTAAGFIASVDKAGSAGFTRTQVGGIYSYQTKLNNNFAASVALQATYGSQRFSFNDLIFGDQLNNNGSINPTSQESYIYDPISYLSVAAGGILYNNQFWVGLAAHHANQPNIGFANESKLPVKFTINTGYKFYVSNYYRDAYLYEFSVTPTITYTQQQFFKKTDLGLYLTYTPITLGLLYRGLPITSDLPYDQSVAIITGIVLEPFRIAYSYDVVFTGAGSRSGGAHEIGISFDKIDYDKIFKGRASKKNYKHISCPAF, from the coding sequence ATGCTGGTAAAACGTTTTCAAATTTTGTGCCTTTTCCTTTTTGGCAGTTTTTGGGCAGTGGGGCAAGATTATCAATTTAGCCAGCAATTTACCAATCGTTTACATATTAATCCGGCCTTTGCCGGGCTCCGGTCAGATTATAGCATTGCCGCTGCTTACCGCACCCAATGGTTTAATGTAGACAAAGGATTTGTAACCCAACAGATAGCCGGCGATTATAAATTTAAAAATAAAAAAACCGCTGCTGGCTTTATTGCCTCCGTAGATAAAGCAGGCTCCGCAGGTTTTACCCGAACCCAGGTTGGCGGTATTTATTCCTATCAAACAAAACTAAACAATAACTTTGCGGCAAGTGTCGCTTTACAAGCTACTTATGGTTCGCAGCGTTTTTCTTTCAACGATTTGATATTTGGCGATCAGTTAAACAATAATGGCAGCATTAATCCTACCTCTCAGGAAAGTTACATTTACGATCCGATATCTTACTTAAGTGTAGCAGCCGGAGGTATACTATACAATAACCAATTCTGGGTAGGGTTAGCCGCGCACCATGCAAACCAGCCCAACATTGGTTTCGCAAACGAATCTAAATTACCAGTAAAATTTACCATTAACACCGGATATAAATTTTACGTGTCTAACTATTACCGCGATGCATATTTATATGAGTTCAGTGTAACGCCAACTATTACGTACACGCAGCAACAGTTTTTTAAAAAAACCGACCTGGGTTTATACTTAACCTATACGCCTATTACGTTAGGATTATTGTACCGGGGATTACCCATAACCAGCGATTTGCCTTATGATCAATCGGTTGCTATAATAACCGGCATTGTTTTAGAACCTTTTCGAATTGCCTATAGTTATGATGTTGTTTTTACCGGGGCGGGCAGCCGGAGCGGCGGAGCACACGAAATAGGAATATCTTTTGATAAGATCGATTACGATAAAATTTTCAAAGGCCGGGCATCTAAGAAAAATTATAAACATATCTCTTGTCCGGCATTTTAA
- the gldJ gene encoding gliding motility lipoprotein GldJ, with protein sequence MELLKFLGYAAASAVILTACNRKGNPTSTNPGDISAKTGIEYNTEEGFQVASYEPLAEGPGLKFIEGGRTTLGSMEEDVAMTRDNIERTVTVASFFMDETEVANIHWLEYLSHIKKDSAEEVYTKALPDTTVWQRELSFNDPYEQYYLRYPGFRFYPVVGVSWEQANDYCLWRTAKVNENMARNGGASGGGGFKLFGKKKKGAAAEAPAEGGSLSIESGLVLPNYRLPTEAEWEYAAQAMIGTQLDEDENQSNKRLYPWDGHQMRNPYGKRQGEFLANFKRGRGDYAGIAGSLNDGAMITEWVYAYPANDFGLYNMAGNVNEWVQDVYRPLSFQDVEDLNPVRRGGGISDPAANYDIAGFQSLINDEVRVFKGGSWRDVAYWLSPGTRRFMAQDSATATIGFRCAMINTGSNK encoded by the coding sequence ATGGAGTTGTTAAAATTTTTAGGTTACGCCGCCGCGAGCGCCGTTATTCTTACCGCTTGTAACAGAAAAGGAAATCCAACCAGCACCAATCCAGGCGATATTAGTGCTAAAACCGGAATTGAGTATAATACGGAGGAAGGGTTTCAGGTTGCCAGTTACGAACCACTGGCCGAAGGTCCGGGACTTAAGTTTATTGAGGGTGGCCGTACTACCTTGGGCTCTATGGAAGAAGACGTAGCTATGACCCGCGATAATATCGAGCGAACGGTTACTGTTGCTTCTTTCTTCATGGACGAAACGGAGGTAGCCAACATCCATTGGTTAGAATATCTATCCCACATTAAAAAAGATTCAGCTGAAGAAGTTTATACAAAAGCATTACCCGATACTACTGTTTGGCAACGGGAATTATCATTCAACGATCCTTACGAGCAATATTACCTGCGTTATCCGGGCTTCCGGTTTTATCCGGTGGTAGGAGTAAGCTGGGAACAAGCTAACGATTATTGCTTGTGGCGTACTGCCAAAGTAAACGAAAACATGGCCCGCAACGGAGGTGCTTCCGGGGGAGGTGGCTTTAAGTTATTCGGCAAAAAGAAAAAAGGTGCGGCCGCTGAAGCTCCGGCCGAAGGTGGTTCTTTATCTATCGAGTCGGGCTTAGTTTTACCAAATTATCGTCTACCTACAGAGGCGGAGTGGGAATATGCCGCTCAGGCTATGATTGGTACCCAATTAGACGAAGACGAAAATCAATCGAACAAGCGTTTATATCCTTGGGATGGTCACCAAATGCGTAATCCGTATGGCAAACGTCAAGGTGAATTCCTGGCCAACTTTAAACGGGGCCGGGGTGACTACGCGGGTATTGCTGGTTCCTTAAACGATGGCGCCATGATTACCGAATGGGTATATGCTTATCCTGCGAACGATTTTGGTTTGTATAATATGGCGGGTAACGTAAATGAGTGGGTACAAGATGTGTACCGTCCATTATCGTTCCAGGACGTAGAAGACTTAAACCCGGTACGTCGGGGAGGTGGTATTAGCGATCCGGCTGCTAACTACGATATAGCTGGTTTCCAGTCGTTGATTAACGATGAAGTACGCGTATTTAAAGGCGGTTCCTGGAGAGACGTGGCTTACTGGTTATCGCCGGGTACCCGTCGCTTTATGGCTCAGGATTCCGCTACTGCTACTATTGGTTTCCGTTGCGCCATGATTAATACTGGCTCTAACAAATAA